The following are from one region of the Amblyraja radiata isolate CabotCenter1 chromosome 46, sAmbRad1.1.pri, whole genome shotgun sequence genome:
- the LOC116968817 gene encoding natural resistance-associated macrophage protein 2-like isoform X2 encodes MAPDQDTAENTETQLEPNGENSAHIRYSAITPPASPDLLERNSQDYLDEKIPIPDDSSTRFSFRKLWAFTGPGFLMSIAYLDPGNIESDLQSGAVAGFKLLWILLAATIIGLLLQRLAARLGVVTGMHLAEVCHRQYPKFPRIALWLMVEMAIIGSDMQEVIGSAIALNLLSVGRIPLWGGVLITIVDTFVFLFLDKYGLRKLEAFFGFLILVMAVTFGYEYVTVKPDQAQLLKGMFVPYCEGCGTRQLEQAVGIIGAVIMPHNIYLHSALVKSRDVNRANKKEVKEANRYFFIEACLALFLSFLINVFVVSVFAEAFYNKTNEQMHEICLNNSSPHANLFPMNNKTLDVNIYKGGVVLGCCFGGAALYIWAIGILAAGQSSTMTGTYSGQFVMEGFLNLSWSRFARVLFTRSIAITPTLLVALFQDVERLTGMNDFLNVLQSMQLPFALIPILTFTSMTSVMHDFVNGLAWKIAGGVVIFIVCAINVYFVIVYVSSLGHVALYVVAAFISLAYLSFVGYLVWYCAVSLGVPFLSCGRTVTPEGSNSFGVSYGTLSAK; translated from the exons ATGGCCCCAGACCAGGACACCGCAGAGAACACAG AAACACAGCTAGAACCTAACGGTGAGAATAGCGCTCACATAAGGTACAGCGCCATCACTCCTCCGGCATCTCCTGATCTATTGGAGAGGAATTCACAAGACTACTTGGATGAAAAGATCCCAATTCCAGATGATAGTTCG ACTCGGTTCAGTTTTCGGAAGCTCTGGGCTTTTACAGGACCTGGGTTTCTCATGAGTATTGCTTATCTGGACCCGGGAAACATTGAATCGGACCTTCAGTCTGGAGCTGTGGCCGGGTTTAAG CTGCTATGGATCCTGCTGGCAGCAACCATCATCGGCCTGCTGCTGCAGCGGCTAGCTGCCCGTTTGGGAGTGGTCACGGGTATGCACCTTGCTGAAGTCTGCCACAGACAGTATCCAAAG TTCCCTCGGATTGCGTTATGGCTGATGGTGGAAATGGCGATCATCGGCTCGGACATGCAGGAGGTGATCGGATCGGCCATCGCTCTGAACCTGCTGTCTGTTGGAAG GATTCCCCTGTGGGGCGGAGTGTTAATTACTATTGTAGACACGTTTGTGTTCCTGTTTTTGGACAAATATG GTTTAAGAAAACTGGAAGCTTTCTTTGGATTCCTCATCCTAGTTATGGCTGTTACATTTGGATACGAG TATGTGACAGTAAAGCCAGACCAGGCACAGTTGCTGAAGGGGATGTTTGTCCCCTACTGTGAAGGCTGCGGGACCCGCCAGTTGGAACAGGCAGTTGGAATCATTGGAGCTGTCATCATGCCTCACAATATCTACCTGCACTCTGCCTTGGTCAAA tcCAGAGATGTGAATCGAGCAAATAAGAAGGAAGTGAAGGAAGCCAATCGTTACTTCTTCATCGAAGCCTGCCTGGCTTTGTTTTTGTCCTTCCTCATCAACGTCTTTGTGGTCTCGGTGTTTGCGGAGGCTTTTTACAACAAGACCAACGAGCAAATG CACGAGATCTGTTTGAACAACAGCAGTCCGCATGCTAATCTCTTCCCCATGAACAACAAGACTTTAGATGTCAACATTTATAAAGGG GGTGTGGTGCTGGGCTGCTGTTTTGGTGGTGCTGCTCTCTACATCTGGGCCATTGGTATCCTGGCTGCAGGTCAGAGTTCAACCATGACAGGAACGTACTCTGGACAGTTTGTCATGGAG GGCTTCCTCAACTTGTCATGGTCTCGATTTGCCCGTGTTCTGTTCACTCGATCTATCGCTATAACCCCAACACTACTGGTGGCGTTGTTCCAGGATGTCGAACGTTTAACTGGGATGAATGATTTCCTCAATGTTCTTCAGAGTATGCAG CTGCCATTTGCATTGATCCCGATCTTAACGTTTACCAGTATGACATCCGTGATGCATGACTTCGTCAACGGTCT AGCGTGGAAGATTGCTGGTGGAGTGGTTATTTTCATCGTCTGCGCCATTAACGTGTATTTTGTAATAGTGTATGTGTCGAGCCTGGGTCATGTGGCTCTCTACGTGGTGGCAGCCTTCATTTCACTTGCATACTTGAGTTTTGTCGGTTACCTG GTCTGGTATTGTGCAGTCTCACTGGGAGTCCCCTTCCTAAGCTGCGGACGCACG
- the LOC116968817 gene encoding natural resistance-associated macrophage protein 2-like isoform X1, protein MAPDQDTAENTETQLEPNGENSAHIRYSAITPPASPDLLERNSQDYLDEKIPIPDDSSTRFSFRKLWAFTGPGFLMSIAYLDPGNIESDLQSGAVAGFKLLWILLAATIIGLLLQRLAARLGVVTGMHLAEVCHRQYPKFPRIALWLMVEMAIIGSDMQEVIGSAIALNLLSVGRIPLWGGVLITIVDTFVFLFLDKYGLRKLEAFFGFLILVMAVTFGYEYVTVKPDQAQLLKGMFVPYCEGCGTRQLEQAVGIIGAVIMPHNIYLHSALVKSRDVNRANKKEVKEANRYFFIEACLALFLSFLINVFVVSVFAEAFYNKTNEQMHEICLNNSSPHANLFPMNNKTLDVNIYKGGVVLGCCFGGAALYIWAIGILAAGQSSTMTGTYSGQFVMEGFLNLSWSRFARVLFTRSIAITPTLLVALFQDVERLTGMNDFLNVLQSMQLPFALIPILTFTSMTSVMHDFVNGLAWKIAGGVVIFIVCAINVYFVIVYVSSLGHVALYVVAAFISLAYLSFVGYLVWYCAVSLGVPFLSCGRTTVLGSPMELSLLNNMDNHT, encoded by the exons ATGGCCCCAGACCAGGACACCGCAGAGAACACAG AAACACAGCTAGAACCTAACGGTGAGAATAGCGCTCACATAAGGTACAGCGCCATCACTCCTCCGGCATCTCCTGATCTATTGGAGAGGAATTCACAAGACTACTTGGATGAAAAGATCCCAATTCCAGATGATAGTTCG ACTCGGTTCAGTTTTCGGAAGCTCTGGGCTTTTACAGGACCTGGGTTTCTCATGAGTATTGCTTATCTGGACCCGGGAAACATTGAATCGGACCTTCAGTCTGGAGCTGTGGCCGGGTTTAAG CTGCTATGGATCCTGCTGGCAGCAACCATCATCGGCCTGCTGCTGCAGCGGCTAGCTGCCCGTTTGGGAGTGGTCACGGGTATGCACCTTGCTGAAGTCTGCCACAGACAGTATCCAAAG TTCCCTCGGATTGCGTTATGGCTGATGGTGGAAATGGCGATCATCGGCTCGGACATGCAGGAGGTGATCGGATCGGCCATCGCTCTGAACCTGCTGTCTGTTGGAAG GATTCCCCTGTGGGGCGGAGTGTTAATTACTATTGTAGACACGTTTGTGTTCCTGTTTTTGGACAAATATG GTTTAAGAAAACTGGAAGCTTTCTTTGGATTCCTCATCCTAGTTATGGCTGTTACATTTGGATACGAG TATGTGACAGTAAAGCCAGACCAGGCACAGTTGCTGAAGGGGATGTTTGTCCCCTACTGTGAAGGCTGCGGGACCCGCCAGTTGGAACAGGCAGTTGGAATCATTGGAGCTGTCATCATGCCTCACAATATCTACCTGCACTCTGCCTTGGTCAAA tcCAGAGATGTGAATCGAGCAAATAAGAAGGAAGTGAAGGAAGCCAATCGTTACTTCTTCATCGAAGCCTGCCTGGCTTTGTTTTTGTCCTTCCTCATCAACGTCTTTGTGGTCTCGGTGTTTGCGGAGGCTTTTTACAACAAGACCAACGAGCAAATG CACGAGATCTGTTTGAACAACAGCAGTCCGCATGCTAATCTCTTCCCCATGAACAACAAGACTTTAGATGTCAACATTTATAAAGGG GGTGTGGTGCTGGGCTGCTGTTTTGGTGGTGCTGCTCTCTACATCTGGGCCATTGGTATCCTGGCTGCAGGTCAGAGTTCAACCATGACAGGAACGTACTCTGGACAGTTTGTCATGGAG GGCTTCCTCAACTTGTCATGGTCTCGATTTGCCCGTGTTCTGTTCACTCGATCTATCGCTATAACCCCAACACTACTGGTGGCGTTGTTCCAGGATGTCGAACGTTTAACTGGGATGAATGATTTCCTCAATGTTCTTCAGAGTATGCAG CTGCCATTTGCATTGATCCCGATCTTAACGTTTACCAGTATGACATCCGTGATGCATGACTTCGTCAACGGTCT AGCGTGGAAGATTGCTGGTGGAGTGGTTATTTTCATCGTCTGCGCCATTAACGTGTATTTTGTAATAGTGTATGTGTCGAGCCTGGGTCATGTGGCTCTCTACGTGGTGGCAGCCTTCATTTCACTTGCATACTTGAGTTTTGTCGGTTACCTG GTCTGGTATTGTGCAGTCTCACTGGGAGTCCCCTTCCTAAGCTGCGGACGCACG
- the LOC116968817 gene encoding natural resistance-associated macrophage protein 2-like isoform X3, giving the protein MAPDQDTAENTETQLEPNGENSAHIRYSAITPPASPDLLERNSQDYLDEKIPIPDDSSTRFSFRKLWAFTGPGFLMSIAYLDPGNIESDLQSGAVAGFKLLWILLAATIIGLLLQRLAARLGVVTGMHLAEVCHRQYPKFPRIALWLMVEMAIIGSDMQEVIGSAIALNLLSVGRIPLWGGVLITIVDTFVFLFLDKYGLRKLEAFFGFLILVMAVTFGYEYVTVKPDQAQLLKGMFVPYCEGCGTRQLEQAVGIIGAVIMPHNIYLHSALVKSRDVNRANKKEVKEANRYFFIEACLALFLSFLINVFVVSVFAEAFYNKTNEQMHEICLNNSSPHANLFPMNNKTLDVNIYKGGVVLGCCFGGAALYIWAIGILAAGQSSTMTGTYSGQFVMEGFLNLSWSRFARVLFTRSIAITPTLLVALFQDVERLTGMNDFLNVLQSMQLPFALIPILTFTSMTSVMHDFVNGL; this is encoded by the exons ATGGCCCCAGACCAGGACACCGCAGAGAACACAG AAACACAGCTAGAACCTAACGGTGAGAATAGCGCTCACATAAGGTACAGCGCCATCACTCCTCCGGCATCTCCTGATCTATTGGAGAGGAATTCACAAGACTACTTGGATGAAAAGATCCCAATTCCAGATGATAGTTCG ACTCGGTTCAGTTTTCGGAAGCTCTGGGCTTTTACAGGACCTGGGTTTCTCATGAGTATTGCTTATCTGGACCCGGGAAACATTGAATCGGACCTTCAGTCTGGAGCTGTGGCCGGGTTTAAG CTGCTATGGATCCTGCTGGCAGCAACCATCATCGGCCTGCTGCTGCAGCGGCTAGCTGCCCGTTTGGGAGTGGTCACGGGTATGCACCTTGCTGAAGTCTGCCACAGACAGTATCCAAAG TTCCCTCGGATTGCGTTATGGCTGATGGTGGAAATGGCGATCATCGGCTCGGACATGCAGGAGGTGATCGGATCGGCCATCGCTCTGAACCTGCTGTCTGTTGGAAG GATTCCCCTGTGGGGCGGAGTGTTAATTACTATTGTAGACACGTTTGTGTTCCTGTTTTTGGACAAATATG GTTTAAGAAAACTGGAAGCTTTCTTTGGATTCCTCATCCTAGTTATGGCTGTTACATTTGGATACGAG TATGTGACAGTAAAGCCAGACCAGGCACAGTTGCTGAAGGGGATGTTTGTCCCCTACTGTGAAGGCTGCGGGACCCGCCAGTTGGAACAGGCAGTTGGAATCATTGGAGCTGTCATCATGCCTCACAATATCTACCTGCACTCTGCCTTGGTCAAA tcCAGAGATGTGAATCGAGCAAATAAGAAGGAAGTGAAGGAAGCCAATCGTTACTTCTTCATCGAAGCCTGCCTGGCTTTGTTTTTGTCCTTCCTCATCAACGTCTTTGTGGTCTCGGTGTTTGCGGAGGCTTTTTACAACAAGACCAACGAGCAAATG CACGAGATCTGTTTGAACAACAGCAGTCCGCATGCTAATCTCTTCCCCATGAACAACAAGACTTTAGATGTCAACATTTATAAAGGG GGTGTGGTGCTGGGCTGCTGTTTTGGTGGTGCTGCTCTCTACATCTGGGCCATTGGTATCCTGGCTGCAGGTCAGAGTTCAACCATGACAGGAACGTACTCTGGACAGTTTGTCATGGAG GGCTTCCTCAACTTGTCATGGTCTCGATTTGCCCGTGTTCTGTTCACTCGATCTATCGCTATAACCCCAACACTACTGGTGGCGTTGTTCCAGGATGTCGAACGTTTAACTGGGATGAATGATTTCCTCAATGTTCTTCAGAGTATGCAG CTGCCATTTGCATTGATCCCGATCTTAACGTTTACCAGTATGACATCCGTGATGCATGACTTCGTCAACGGTCTGTAA